One genomic segment of Ricinus communis isolate WT05 ecotype wild-type chromosome 5, ASM1957865v1, whole genome shotgun sequence includes these proteins:
- the LOC8265396 gene encoding SPX domain-containing membrane protein At4g22990 isoform X1, translating into MVAFGKKLKERQIQEWGGYYINYKLMKKKVKQYAQQIEVGTQDRRHVLKDFSRMLDSQIEKIVLFILEQQGLLASRIAKLNKQQEALQEQADIAQISRLREAYRAVGQDLLKLLFFVEINAIGLRKILKKFDKRFGYRFTDYYVKTRANHPYSLLQQVFKHVGLGAVIGAISRNLHELQEHQGSYLSIYDQPALPFQDPVVDSLKAAVDRLTHSTNFLNFLAQHALIMQEELPAPTEEHIDDQKYHFMSLLLNLINTFLYMVNTYIIVPTADDYSTMLGAAATVCGVVIGAMAVAQVFSSVYFSAWSNKSYFRPLVFSSIVLLVGNLMYALALDCQSIALLLVGRLFCGFGSARAVNRRYISDCVPLRIRMQASAGFVSASALGMACGPALAGLLQTHFKIYKLTFNQVTLPGWVMAVGWLIYLIFLSFTFREPLHETEMSNEAQESNNVTGPRENDALEKGLKQPLLLSSEAKQEDENDDGECDASEEAPEESRTPATSIVSAYRLLTPSVKVQLLIYFMLKYAMEILLSESSVITAYYFSWSTSAVAIFLACLGLTVLPVNIIVGSYISNMFEDRQILLASEIVVCIGIVTSFKIINPYTIPQYVSSGLIMFVAAEVLEGVNLSLLSRVMSSRLSRGTYNGGLLSTEAGTIARVIADATITLAGYLGTNKLLNVTLLPSLFFCIVSIVCTCFTYNSLY; encoded by the exons ATAGAGAAGATTGTTCTTTTTATACTGGAACAACAAGGGCTACTTGCGAGTCGGATTGCTAAGCTCAATAAACAGCAAGAAGCTCTTCAGGAACAGGCAGATATTGCTCAAATATCTCGATTACGAGAAGCTTATAGAGCAGTAGGGCAAGATTTGTTAAAGCTTCTCTTTTTTGTTGAAATAAATGCTATTGGCCTACGTAAGATACTGAAGAAGTTCGATAAACGCTTTGGATATAGATTCACTGATTACTATGTCAAAACTCGTGCTAATCATCCTTACTCTCTGTTGCAGCAAGTGTTCAAACATGTG GGTCTTGGAGCTGTTATTGGAGCCATTTCTCGCAATCTGCATGAACTTCAGGAACATCAGGGAAGCTACTTATCGATCTATGATCAGCCTGCTCTTCCCTTCCAG GATCCTGTGGTTGATTCACTAAAAGCAGCTGTAGACAGGCTTACACATTCGACGAATTTCCTCAACTTCTTGGCACAACATGCGCTCATTATGCAGGAAGAGCTACCAGCTCCTACAGAGGAGCATATTGATGATCAGAAATACCATTTTATGTCACTTCTCTTAAACTTAATAAACACGTTCCTTTACATGGTCAACACATATATAATTGTCCCCACAGCAGATGATTACTCCACAATGCTTGGAGCAGCAGCAACAGTTTGTGGTGTTGTGATTGGAGCAATGGCTGTTGCTCAGGTGTTTTCTTCAGTGTACTTTAGTGCTTGGTCAAATAAATCGTACTTCAGACCTCTAGTATTTAGCAGTATTGTTCTTCTTGTGGGAAATCTCATGTATGCATTGGCGCTTGATTGTCAGTCAATAGCGCTCCTTTTGGTAGGCCGTCTATTCTGTGG GTTTGGTTCTGCTAGAGCTGTTAATCGGCGTTACATCAGTGATTGTGTGCCGCTAAGAATTCGTATGCAAGCATCGGCGGGTTTTGTCAGTGCCAGCGCTCTTGGAATGGCTTGTGGTCCTGCTCTTGCTGGCTTACTTCAAacacattttaaaatttacaagcTTACATTTAATCAAGTCACTTTGCCAGGGTGGGTTATGGCTGTGGGATGGCTTATATATCTCATATTCTTATCGTTTACATTTAGAGAACCTTTGCATGAGACTGAAATGAGCAATGAAGCACAGGAATCTAATAATG TGACAGGACCAAGGGAAAATGATGCACTTGAGAAGGGTCTTAAACAACCTTTGCTGTTGAGTTCAGAAGCCAAGCAAGAGGACGAAAATGATGATGGAGAATGTGATGCTAGTGAGGAAGCTCCTGAGGAATCTCGGACACCTGCCACTTCAATTGTCTCGGCGTACAGGCTACTTACACCCTCTGTAAAG GTTCAGTTGTTGATATATTTCATGCTAAAATATGCAATGGAGATTTTACTCTCAGAATCTAGTGTCATTACTGCATACTACTTCAGCTGGTCAACAAGCGCAGTTGCTATTTTTCTTGCATGTCTAGGCCTAACGGTTCTTCCAGTAAATATTATTGTTGGAAGCTATATTAGTAACATGTTTGAAGACag GCAAATTTTATTGGCATCAGAAATTGTGGTTTGTATAGGAATAGTCACGAgcttcaaaatcataaatcCATACACTATTCCACAATATGTTTCCTCGGGGCTAATAATGTTTGTTGCTGCTGAAGTGCTTGAAG GTGTGAACTTGTCACTGCTCTCTCGAGTCATGTCATCCAGGCTTTCCCGTGGAACATATAATGGTGGTTTACTCTCAACTGAAGCAGGGACGATAGCTCGTGTAATTGCAGATGCCACAATAACCCTAGCTGGCTACCTGGGCACGAATAAACTCTTGAACGTGACCCTTCTTCCTTCGCTCTTCTTTTGCATAGTCTCCATTGTTTGCACCTGCTTTACCTACAATTCCCTCTATTGA
- the LOC8265396 gene encoding SPX domain-containing membrane protein At4g22990 isoform X2: MVAFGKKLKERQIQEWGGYYINYKLMKKKVKQYAQQIEVGTQDRRHVLKDFSRMLDSQIEKIVLFILEQQGLLASRIAKLNKQQEALQEQADIAQISRLREAYRAVGQDLLKLLFFVEINAIGLRKILKKFDKRFGYRFTDYYVKTRANHPYSLLQQVFKHVGLGAVIGAISRNLHELQEHQGSYLSIYDQPALPFQDPVVDSLKAAVDRLTHSTNFLNFLAQHALIMQEELPAPTEEHIDDQKYHFMSLLLNLINTFLYMVNTYIIVPTADDYSTMLGAAATVCGVVIGAMAVAQVFSSVYFSAWSNKSYFRPLVFSSIVLLVGNLMYALALDCQSIALLLVGRLFCGFGSARAVNRRYISDCVPLRIRMQASAGFVSASALGMACGPALAGLLQTHFKIYKLTFNQVTLPGWVMAVGWLIYLIFLSFTFREPLHETEMSNEAQESNNGPRENDALEKGLKQPLLLSSEAKQEDENDDGECDASEEAPEESRTPATSIVSAYRLLTPSVKVQLLIYFMLKYAMEILLSESSVITAYYFSWSTSAVAIFLACLGLTVLPVNIIVGSYISNMFEDRQILLASEIVVCIGIVTSFKIINPYTIPQYVSSGLIMFVAAEVLEGVNLSLLSRVMSSRLSRGTYNGGLLSTEAGTIARVIADATITLAGYLGTNKLLNVTLLPSLFFCIVSIVCTCFTYNSLY, encoded by the exons ATAGAGAAGATTGTTCTTTTTATACTGGAACAACAAGGGCTACTTGCGAGTCGGATTGCTAAGCTCAATAAACAGCAAGAAGCTCTTCAGGAACAGGCAGATATTGCTCAAATATCTCGATTACGAGAAGCTTATAGAGCAGTAGGGCAAGATTTGTTAAAGCTTCTCTTTTTTGTTGAAATAAATGCTATTGGCCTACGTAAGATACTGAAGAAGTTCGATAAACGCTTTGGATATAGATTCACTGATTACTATGTCAAAACTCGTGCTAATCATCCTTACTCTCTGTTGCAGCAAGTGTTCAAACATGTG GGTCTTGGAGCTGTTATTGGAGCCATTTCTCGCAATCTGCATGAACTTCAGGAACATCAGGGAAGCTACTTATCGATCTATGATCAGCCTGCTCTTCCCTTCCAG GATCCTGTGGTTGATTCACTAAAAGCAGCTGTAGACAGGCTTACACATTCGACGAATTTCCTCAACTTCTTGGCACAACATGCGCTCATTATGCAGGAAGAGCTACCAGCTCCTACAGAGGAGCATATTGATGATCAGAAATACCATTTTATGTCACTTCTCTTAAACTTAATAAACACGTTCCTTTACATGGTCAACACATATATAATTGTCCCCACAGCAGATGATTACTCCACAATGCTTGGAGCAGCAGCAACAGTTTGTGGTGTTGTGATTGGAGCAATGGCTGTTGCTCAGGTGTTTTCTTCAGTGTACTTTAGTGCTTGGTCAAATAAATCGTACTTCAGACCTCTAGTATTTAGCAGTATTGTTCTTCTTGTGGGAAATCTCATGTATGCATTGGCGCTTGATTGTCAGTCAATAGCGCTCCTTTTGGTAGGCCGTCTATTCTGTGG GTTTGGTTCTGCTAGAGCTGTTAATCGGCGTTACATCAGTGATTGTGTGCCGCTAAGAATTCGTATGCAAGCATCGGCGGGTTTTGTCAGTGCCAGCGCTCTTGGAATGGCTTGTGGTCCTGCTCTTGCTGGCTTACTTCAAacacattttaaaatttacaagcTTACATTTAATCAAGTCACTTTGCCAGGGTGGGTTATGGCTGTGGGATGGCTTATATATCTCATATTCTTATCGTTTACATTTAGAGAACCTTTGCATGAGACTGAAATGAGCAATGAAGCACAGGAATCTAATAATG GACCAAGGGAAAATGATGCACTTGAGAAGGGTCTTAAACAACCTTTGCTGTTGAGTTCAGAAGCCAAGCAAGAGGACGAAAATGATGATGGAGAATGTGATGCTAGTGAGGAAGCTCCTGAGGAATCTCGGACACCTGCCACTTCAATTGTCTCGGCGTACAGGCTACTTACACCCTCTGTAAAG GTTCAGTTGTTGATATATTTCATGCTAAAATATGCAATGGAGATTTTACTCTCAGAATCTAGTGTCATTACTGCATACTACTTCAGCTGGTCAACAAGCGCAGTTGCTATTTTTCTTGCATGTCTAGGCCTAACGGTTCTTCCAGTAAATATTATTGTTGGAAGCTATATTAGTAACATGTTTGAAGACag GCAAATTTTATTGGCATCAGAAATTGTGGTTTGTATAGGAATAGTCACGAgcttcaaaatcataaatcCATACACTATTCCACAATATGTTTCCTCGGGGCTAATAATGTTTGTTGCTGCTGAAGTGCTTGAAG GTGTGAACTTGTCACTGCTCTCTCGAGTCATGTCATCCAGGCTTTCCCGTGGAACATATAATGGTGGTTTACTCTCAACTGAAGCAGGGACGATAGCTCGTGTAATTGCAGATGCCACAATAACCCTAGCTGGCTACCTGGGCACGAATAAACTCTTGAACGTGACCCTTCTTCCTTCGCTCTTCTTTTGCATAGTCTCCATTGTTTGCACCTGCTTTACCTACAATTCCCTCTATTGA